From Erythrobacter sp. YJ-T3-07:
CTGCGCACCATGCCGCTACGCCTCAGGCAGAGCACCGCCAGCGCGCTGAAAATCGCGCACTGGCTCAAAGCCCGCGCCGAGGTTGCGCATGTGCTGTGCCCGATGGTGGAAGGGTCGCCCGGCCACGACTTGTGGGCGCGCGATTTCAGCGGCGGGTGCGGTCTTTTCAGCTTCGTGCTGGCCGGGCACACCAGCGAGCAGCGCGCGGCCTTCGTCGACACGCTGGAGCTGTTCGGCATCGGCTATAGCTGGGGCGGGTTCGAAAGCCTCGCCCTGCCCTTCGATGCCGCGCGCATCCGCAGCGCCAGCGCCTGGCCCAAGCCCGGCTGGCGCGAGGAAGATCACCTCGGCATTCGCCTCGCCATCGGACTGGAAGATGCGGATGACCTGATCGCGGACCTTGACCGCGCCTTCGCCACGATCAAGCATAGCTGATGTCCGGCGTCGGCCCCAATTCCGCAACCGAAGCGGTTCTCAACCCCGGAGCGAGCCCCAGCCCCACGGCCACGGCGAGCGCCGCTCCGCTGCAGGCGGGTGAGCAGGTGATCCTGCAACCGGTGCCCACCGACGGCGCAACCGCTGTTGCCACTCCCATCCCCACGCCCACCGCATCGCCCTCCGAGTCGGTGAAGGCCGCAGACGAACTTGCTCAGGCGGTCGGCCAGCAGAGCCAGACCGTGGGCGACGTCATCCAGTCGCTTCAAGGCATGTCGATCGACGTGGGTTCGATAACGATTTCTGTGTGGTCGGGGATCGTCTTCATCGCCGTAACCATCGGCGTCTTCGCGTTCGCGTTCTTCGGCAGCAAGCTGGCGCATCTCGGGCTGGCGCGCGTCACCCGGCTCGATCAGACCCGCCGCCTGCTGGCGGAGAAGATCGTCACCATCGGTGTCTGGGGAATGGCGATCCTGATCGGGATCGACCTTCTCGGGATAGACCTCACCGCGCTCACCGTGTTCTCCGGCGCGTTCGGCCTCGCGATCGGCTTCGGTCTGCAGAAGACCTTCGGCAACCTGATCGCGGGGATCATCCTGCTGATGGACAAGTCGATCAAGCCGGGCGACGTGATCGCGATTGCGGATCAGGCGGGGGTGTCCACCTTCGGCCAGATCCGCAAGATCGGCATCCGCGCGGTCTCGATCACCACCCGCGACCAGAAGGAATACCTGATCCCGAACGAGAACCTGATGATCAATCAGGTCGAAAACTGGTCCTATTCCAGCCGCAACGTCCGCATGCAGGTGCCGGTCGGGATCAGCTACCACGCGGATATCGACAAGGCGGAAGAGCTGATGCTGGAGGCCGCGCTGTCGTGCGACCGGGTGCTCAAGTCCCCCCCGCCGACCGTCTGGCTGGACGGGTATGGCGACAGCAGCGTCAACTTCATCATCCACGTGTGGATCACCGACCCCGAGGCGGGCACCGGCAATGTGAAGAGCGCGGTGCTCAAGAAACTGTGGCACCTGTTTCAGGAACACGAGGTCGAGATCCCCTTCCCCCAGCGCGACATCAACCTGCGCAATGCGGAGGGGCTGGACCAGCTGATCGCAGCGCTCCAGCAGACTCGCGCGAAATCGGACAAGCCCCAGACCAAAGAATAGGCGCTAAAGAATAGCTAGCCGCACGCGAACCCATTCTGGTTGGCGCGTATCCGCCGGTCCCGCCATGTACCCTCGCATGGCAGATATCGGCTCAATTTACCTCGTGGGCGCAGGCCCCGGCGACCCCGACCTCCTCACCCTACGCGCCGCGCGCCTGATCGAGGGGGCGGACCTGATCGTGCACGACGGACTGGTCGACCGCGCGATCCTGGCGATGGCGCGCGAAGGGGCGACGCTGATCTCGGTCGCCAAGCGGCGCTCGAAACACACTCTCCCGCAGGAAGACATCAACGCGCTGCTGGTGCGCGAGGCGAAGGCCGGGCGCTCTCCGGTGCGGCTCAAGGGTGGCGATCCGCTAATCTTCGGGCGCGGCGGTGAAGAAGCCGAGGCGGCGCGTGCCGCTGGCGTGCACGTGGAGATCGTGCCCGGCATCAGCGCCGCGAACGGCGCGGCGGCGGCGGCGCAGATCGCACTGACGCACCGCGACGCCTCCAGCATCGTCAGCTTCGTCGCCGGCCAGTGCAAGGGACTGTCAGACCAGAACTGGTCGGGCCTCGCCGGCAAGGGCCGCACGCTGGTGATCTACATGGGCGTGAAGACCGCCAGCGACATCGCGGACAAGCTCATGGCGGACGGCCTCTCGCCCGACATGCCGGTCGCGGTGATAGAGAATGGCGCGCGCCCCAACATGCGCGTCCTGCGCGGGCTCCTCGCGGGCCTGCCCGACCTCGTCGAGCACGAAAGCGTCACTTCCCCGGCGCTGATCGTGATCGGCGAGGTCACCGCGCGCACCGATGCGCAGATCGCCGCCCGAGCAATGGAGGCAGCGCAGTGAACCTTATCACCGGCAACGACCTGAAAACCGGCGCGGTCACCTGGTGGACCGGCGATGGCTGGTCCACCTTGATCGAGGACGCGGTCGACGCGGGCGATGACGCAGAGGCCATCGCCGCGCGCGAGGAAGCCGCGCGCCGCGTCAACGTGCCTTACGTGGTCGAGGCCGCACCCGGCCCCGACGGCACCCCGCGCCCCTCGCACATCAAGGAGCGCGTCCGCGCGCTCGGCCCGACGGTGCGCCCCGACCTCACTCTCAAACCCGATGATCCGCAAGCGATCGAGCAGGTAATCTGATGTACGCCTACGACCAATACGACCAGGCCATGGTCGATGCCCGCGTGGCCGAGTTTCGCGACCAGTGCGAACGCCGGCTCGCTGGCAAGCTGAGCGAAGACCAGTTCAAGCCGCTGCGGCTGATGAACGGGCTCTACCTGCAGCTGCACGCCTACATGCTGCGCGTGGCGATCCCCTACGGCACGCTCAACGGCGGCCAGATGCGGATGCTGGCGACGATCGCCGAGAAGTACGATCGCGGCTACGGCCATTTCACGACTCGCCAGAACATCCAGTACAACTGGATCAAGCTGGAGGACGCGGCCGACATCCTCGCCGATCTGGCGAGCGTGGAGATGCACGCGATCCAGACCAGCGGGAACTGCATCCGCAACATCAGCTCCGACCATTTCGCGGGCGCTGCGGCGGACGAGGTGGCGGACCCCCGCCCCTATGCCGAGCTGCTGCGCCAGTGGTCGAGCTTCCACCCGGAATTTTCCTACCTCCCCCGCAAGTTCAAGATTTGCGTGATCGCTAGCGAGCAGGACCGCGCCGCGATGCGGCTGCACGATATCGGTATCCGGATCGTCGAGCGGGACGGAGAGCTTGGTGCGCAGTTCTATGTCGGCGGCGGCATGGGCCGCACCCCGATGATCGCCCCGCTGGTCCGCGACTTCGTGCCGCTCGACCAGCTGGTCACCTATTCGGAAGCCTGCCTGCGCGTCTACAACCGCTACGGACGGCGCGACAACAAGTACAAGGCGCGGATCAAGATCCTCGTCCACGAACTCGGCGCGGAGGAATATACCCGCCAAGTCGAGGAGGAATTCGCCCACCTGCTGGAGCAGGGCGTCGAGCCGCCGCTGGCCGAACTGGAGCGGATCAAGGGCTTCTTCGAGCTGCCGCAGGAACTGCGTCATTCCCGCGAAGGCGTGGCGCAAGAAGAAAGCGGGACCCCGGATCAGGTCCGGGGTGACGGGTTCGATCTCTGGGTCAAGCACAACACCCACGCCCACCAGAACCCGGACTATGTCTCCGCCATCGTCAGCCTCAAGCCCGTCGGCGGCATCCCCGGCGATGCCACGGCTGAGCAGATGCGCGTTCTGGCCGATCTCGCGGAGAAATACTCCTTCGACGAGCTCCGCGTGATGCACACGCAGAACGTCGTCCTGCCGCACGTCGCCAAGGCCGACCTGCCCGCGCTGTGGCATGCGCTGAGCGAGGCCGGCATGGGTACCCCCAACGCGGACCTGCTGGGCGATATCATCGCCTGCCCCGGGCTCGACTACTGCAGCCTCGCCAATGCCCGCTCGATCCCCATCGCGCAGCGCATTTCGGAGCGGTTCGCTGCCAATGGCAAGGAAGCTGCGCTGGGTGAGCTCAAGCTGAAAATCTCCGGCTGCATCAACGCGTGCGG
This genomic window contains:
- a CDS encoding DUF2849 domain-containing protein — protein: MNLITGNDLKTGAVTWWTGDGWSTLIEDAVDAGDDAEAIAAREEAARRVNVPYVVEAAPGPDGTPRPSHIKERVRALGPTVRPDLTLKPDDPQAIEQVI
- a CDS encoding nitrite/sulfite reductase, which encodes MYAYDQYDQAMVDARVAEFRDQCERRLAGKLSEDQFKPLRLMNGLYLQLHAYMLRVAIPYGTLNGGQMRMLATIAEKYDRGYGHFTTRQNIQYNWIKLEDAADILADLASVEMHAIQTSGNCIRNISSDHFAGAAADEVADPRPYAELLRQWSSFHPEFSYLPRKFKICVIASEQDRAAMRLHDIGIRIVERDGELGAQFYVGGGMGRTPMIAPLVRDFVPLDQLVTYSEACLRVYNRYGRRDNKYKARIKILVHELGAEEYTRQVEEEFAHLLEQGVEPPLAELERIKGFFELPQELRHSREGVAQEESGTPDQVRGDGFDLWVKHNTHAHQNPDYVSAIVSLKPVGGIPGDATAEQMRVLADLAEKYSFDELRVMHTQNVVLPHVAKADLPALWHALSEAGMGTPNADLLGDIIACPGLDYCSLANARSIPIAQRISERFAANGKEAALGELKLKISGCINACGHHHAGHIGILGVDRKGTENYQLLLGGSEAEDTSLAKITGPGFDEHGIVDAVETAADVYLRERQDGERFLDTYRRIGMAPFKEALYA
- the cobA gene encoding uroporphyrinogen-III C-methyltransferase, which codes for MADIGSIYLVGAGPGDPDLLTLRAARLIEGADLIVHDGLVDRAILAMAREGATLISVAKRRSKHTLPQEDINALLVREAKAGRSPVRLKGGDPLIFGRGGEEAEAARAAGVHVEIVPGISAANGAAAAAQIALTHRDASSIVSFVAGQCKGLSDQNWSGLAGKGRTLVIYMGVKTASDIADKLMADGLSPDMPVAVIENGARPNMRVLRGLLAGLPDLVEHESVTSPALIVIGEVTARTDAQIAARAMEAAQ
- a CDS encoding mechanosensitive ion channel domain-containing protein, yielding MSGVGPNSATEAVLNPGASPSPTATASAAPLQAGEQVILQPVPTDGATAVATPIPTPTASPSESVKAADELAQAVGQQSQTVGDVIQSLQGMSIDVGSITISVWSGIVFIAVTIGVFAFAFFGSKLAHLGLARVTRLDQTRRLLAEKIVTIGVWGMAILIGIDLLGIDLTALTVFSGAFGLAIGFGLQKTFGNLIAGIILLMDKSIKPGDVIAIADQAGVSTFGQIRKIGIRAVSITTRDQKEYLIPNENLMINQVENWSYSSRNVRMQVPVGISYHADIDKAEELMLEAALSCDRVLKSPPPTVWLDGYGDSSVNFIIHVWITDPEAGTGNVKSAVLKKLWHLFQEHEVEIPFPQRDINLRNAEGLDQLIAALQQTRAKSDKPQTKE